The following are from one region of the Actinopolyspora halophila DSM 43834 genome:
- a CDS encoding 2Fe-2S iron-sulfur cluster-binding protein, protein MSNEFRLAEGGRIDRDRPVRFRFDGHDYEGYRGDTLASALLAHGVHQVTTSIKHGRPRGIVAAGSEEPNALVQIERPFPEPMLPATTVEVHDGLRASGLLGKGRLATEEDPEHYDAMHVHCDVLVVGAGPAGLAAAVNAARSGARVILADADSEFGGTLLGRGETLDGAAPEQWIDGVTEELAAHPEVRLLTRTTVFGCYEDNYLVAVEHRGEDASSRQRVWRIRAREVVLATGAHERPLVFSGNDRPGIMLAGAAHTYLRRYAVRPGRRAVVFTTNDSAYAAAIDLHDHGVEIAGIVDAREVVSTYWASQCTKRGIRIHADTAVVSTSGTDRVTSAHLSPLRREGNQSTNVRQVVTCDLLLVSGGWNPAVHLHSQARGAVRFVESIGAFVPDGSEQAVRSIGAAAGSFTTGECLRSGADAGTEAARATGFEAETGPLPRTESMPVLKGRNLWVVPAPGDSDGSTQFVDQARDATVADVRRAVGAGMRNVEHVKRYTTIGTAHDQGKTSGTLATGVIAEALGSEVAELGTTTFRAPYTPVAFAALAGRDRGDLYDPIRVTAMHDWHVEQGAPFENVGQWKRPWYYPRAGEDMETAVLRECRAARESVAIQDVSTLGKIDVQGPDAAEFLDLVYTNRMSTLKVGRIRYGVMCTADGMVFDDGTVTRAGEHRFLATTTSGNAANVLAHLEDWLQNEWPHLRVHLTSVTEQWATIALVGPESRRVLSRVAAGIELDNDSFPFMSWRDGLVAGRRARVCRISFSGELAFEINVPWWYGRELWEALVDAGAPERITPYGTETMHVLRAEKGFPIVGQDTDGTITPYDLGMSWAVSKKKDDFLGKRSFSRPDTARADRKQFVGLLPEDTDLVLPEGAQLVEGAELPEPPVPMLGHVTSSYRSAALGRGFALAVVKSGRDRIGEVLYSPVGDRLVPVTVTEPVFYDKEGARRDG, encoded by the coding sequence GTGAGCAACGAGTTCAGGCTTGCCGAGGGCGGCCGGATCGACCGGGACCGGCCGGTGCGGTTCCGCTTCGACGGGCACGACTACGAGGGCTACCGGGGCGACACGCTGGCTTCCGCGCTGCTGGCCCACGGCGTCCACCAGGTCACCACGAGCATCAAGCACGGTCGCCCGCGCGGCATCGTGGCGGCCGGGTCGGAGGAACCCAACGCGCTGGTGCAGATCGAGCGGCCGTTTCCGGAACCCATGCTCCCGGCGACCACGGTCGAAGTCCACGACGGTCTGCGGGCGAGCGGGTTGCTCGGGAAGGGAAGACTGGCCACGGAGGAGGATCCCGAGCACTACGACGCGATGCACGTCCACTGTGACGTGCTGGTCGTCGGGGCCGGTCCCGCCGGACTGGCCGCGGCGGTGAACGCGGCTCGCAGCGGCGCTCGGGTGATCCTCGCCGACGCCGATTCCGAATTCGGGGGCACTCTGCTCGGGCGCGGGGAGACGCTCGACGGTGCCGCGCCCGAGCAGTGGATCGACGGAGTCACCGAGGAGCTGGCCGCTCACCCCGAGGTGCGCCTGCTGACACGCACCACCGTGTTCGGCTGCTACGAGGACAACTACCTGGTCGCCGTCGAGCACCGGGGAGAGGACGCGAGCAGTCGTCAGCGCGTCTGGCGGATCCGGGCGCGCGAGGTCGTGCTGGCCACCGGGGCCCACGAGCGTCCGCTGGTGTTCTCGGGCAATGATCGCCCGGGGATCATGCTGGCGGGAGCCGCGCACACGTACCTGCGCCGTTACGCGGTGCGCCCGGGGCGTCGCGCGGTCGTGTTCACCACCAATGACAGTGCTTACGCGGCGGCGATCGATCTGCACGACCACGGGGTCGAGATCGCGGGCATCGTGGACGCGCGTGAGGTCGTGTCGACCTACTGGGCGTCGCAGTGCACCAAACGGGGAATCAGGATCCACGCCGATACCGCCGTGGTCAGCACGTCGGGTACCGACCGGGTCACGAGTGCGCACCTGTCCCCCCTGCGCCGGGAGGGGAACCAGAGCACCAACGTTCGCCAAGTCGTCACCTGCGACCTGCTGCTCGTCTCCGGTGGGTGGAATCCGGCCGTGCACCTGCACAGTCAGGCCCGGGGAGCGGTGCGCTTCGTCGAGAGCATCGGTGCGTTCGTCCCGGACGGCTCCGAACAGGCCGTGCGGTCGATCGGCGCGGCGGCCGGCTCGTTCACCACGGGTGAGTGCCTGCGCAGCGGTGCCGATGCCGGGACGGAGGCGGCGCGGGCCACCGGTTTCGAGGCCGAGACGGGACCATTGCCCAGAACCGAGAGCATGCCCGTGCTCAAGGGCAGGAACCTGTGGGTCGTGCCCGCCCCCGGGGATTCCGACGGCTCGACGCAGTTCGTCGACCAGGCTCGCGACGCCACGGTCGCCGACGTGCGGCGCGCAGTGGGAGCGGGTATGCGCAATGTCGAGCACGTCAAGCGCTACACCACGATCGGCACCGCGCACGACCAGGGCAAGACGTCGGGGACGTTGGCCACCGGAGTCATCGCCGAAGCGCTGGGATCCGAGGTCGCCGAGCTCGGCACGACCACGTTCCGCGCCCCGTACACCCCGGTCGCCTTCGCCGCGCTGGCAGGCCGGGACCGAGGAGACCTGTACGACCCGATCAGGGTGACCGCCATGCACGACTGGCACGTCGAGCAGGGCGCTCCGTTCGAGAACGTGGGGCAGTGGAAGCGCCCCTGGTACTACCCGCGGGCCGGTGAGGACATGGAAACCGCCGTGCTGCGCGAGTGCCGCGCGGCCCGCGAGTCCGTGGCCATCCAGGACGTCTCCACGCTCGGCAAGATCGACGTGCAGGGGCCCGACGCGGCCGAGTTCCTCGACCTCGTCTACACGAACAGGATGAGCACGCTCAAGGTCGGCCGGATCCGCTACGGCGTGATGTGCACCGCCGACGGCATGGTCTTCGACGACGGCACCGTCACGCGCGCGGGCGAGCATCGTTTCCTCGCGACGACGACCTCGGGAAACGCCGCGAACGTGCTGGCACACCTGGAGGACTGGCTGCAGAACGAGTGGCCCCACCTGCGGGTCCACCTCACCTCGGTGACCGAGCAGTGGGCCACCATCGCCCTGGTGGGACCGGAGTCCCGGCGGGTGCTGTCCCGCGTGGCCGCCGGCATCGAGCTGGACAACGACAGCTTTCCGTTCATGTCCTGGCGCGACGGCCTCGTGGCCGGCCGCCGTGCCCGGGTCTGCCGGATCAGCTTCTCCGGCGAGTTGGCCTTCGAGATCAACGTGCCCTGGTGGTACGGACGGGAGCTCTGGGAAGCACTCGTCGACGCGGGCGCACCGGAGAGGATCACCCCGTACGGCACGGAGACGATGCACGTCCTGCGTGCGGAGAAGGGGTTCCCGATCGTCGGCCAGGACACCGACGGCACGATCACCCCCTACGACCTCGGCATGAGCTGGGCGGTGTCGAAGAAGAAGGACGACTTCCTCGGCAAGCGCTCCTTCAGCCGGCCGGACACCGCACGCGCGGACCGCAAGCAGTTCGTCGGACTGCTGCCCGAGGACACCGACCTCGTCCTACCGGAAGGCGCCCAGCTGGTGGAAGGCGCCGAGCTTCCGGAACCCCCGGTGCCGATGCTGGGCCACGTCACCTCCAGCTACCGCAGCGCCGCCCTCGGCCGAGGGTTCGCGCTGGCAGTGGTGAAGAGCGGTCGCGACCGGATCGGGGAGGTCCTCTACAGCCCCGTCGGCGACCG
- a CDS encoding sarcosine oxidase subunit delta: MMLIPCPWCGPRNEIEFHYGGQADVHCPDDPQSVSDADWATFLFFRDNPKGVFTERWSHASGCRRWFTVRRDTRTNRVLPADSTNHARTVTT; this comes from the coding sequence ATGATGCTCATCCCGTGCCCGTGGTGCGGTCCGCGCAACGAGATCGAGTTCCACTACGGCGGCCAGGCCGACGTGCACTGTCCGGACGACCCGCAGTCGGTGTCCGACGCGGACTGGGCGACTTTCCTGTTCTTCCGGGACAACCCGAAGGGCGTGTTCACCGAGCGCTGGTCACACGCGTCCGGATGTCGCCGCTGGTTCACCGTGCGCCGCGACACCCGCACCAACCGCGTTCTTCCCGCCGACAGCACGAACCACGCGAGGACGGTGACGACGTGA
- a CDS encoding sarcosine oxidase subunit beta family protein yields MTPRTPGAELPEHPDRLWHSPEPKSSYDVVIVGGGGHGLATAYYLARNHGITNVAVLERGWLAGGNMARNTTIIRSNYLWDESAGLYEHALKLWEGLEEELDYPLLFSQRGVLNLAHSLQEVRDSVRRVNANRLNGVDAEWLDPQQVAEICPILNTSEDLRYPVLGATWQPRAGIAKHDHVAWGFARALDRMGVDLIQGCEVTGFERVGDRVVGVETTRGPIRAGKVALAAAGHTSALADTLGLRLPIQSHPLQALVSELLEPVHPTVVMSNSVHVYVSQAHKGELVLGAGIDSYNSYSQRGAFHTIEREMTAAVELFPMFARAHVLRTWGGVVDVTPDASAITGLTPLEGLYVNCGWGTGGFKATPGVGWCYAHTIAHDEPHPLNAPFSLDRFTTGALVDEHGAAGVAH; encoded by the coding sequence ATGACGCCGCGTACCCCGGGAGCAGAGCTGCCCGAACACCCCGACCGGCTGTGGCACTCGCCGGAACCGAAATCCTCCTACGACGTGGTGATCGTCGGTGGTGGTGGTCACGGGTTGGCCACCGCCTACTACCTGGCCAGAAACCACGGCATCACCAACGTCGCCGTGCTGGAGCGCGGTTGGCTGGCCGGTGGCAACATGGCCCGCAACACCACGATCATCCGCTCGAACTACCTCTGGGACGAGAGCGCGGGGCTGTACGAGCACGCGCTGAAGCTCTGGGAGGGACTCGAGGAGGAACTGGACTACCCCCTGCTGTTCAGTCAGCGCGGTGTGCTGAACCTGGCGCACTCGCTGCAGGAAGTCCGCGACAGCGTTCGGCGGGTCAACGCCAACAGACTCAACGGCGTGGACGCCGAATGGCTCGATCCGCAGCAGGTCGCCGAGATCTGCCCGATCCTGAACACCTCCGAGGACCTGCGGTACCCGGTGCTGGGGGCGACGTGGCAGCCGCGGGCCGGCATCGCCAAGCACGACCACGTCGCCTGGGGGTTCGCCCGGGCCCTCGACCGGATGGGGGTGGATCTCATCCAGGGGTGCGAGGTCACGGGATTCGAACGCGTCGGTGACCGGGTGGTGGGAGTGGAGACCACGCGCGGACCCATCCGCGCGGGCAAGGTGGCGCTGGCCGCCGCCGGGCACACCTCGGCGCTGGCCGACACGCTCGGCCTGCGGCTGCCGATCCAGAGCCACCCGTTGCAGGCACTGGTCTCCGAACTGCTGGAGCCGGTGCACCCGACCGTGGTCATGTCCAACTCGGTGCACGTCTATGTCAGCCAGGCCCACAAGGGAGAGCTCGTTCTCGGGGCGGGCATCGACTCCTACAACTCCTACAGCCAGCGCGGGGCCTTCCACACCATCGAGCGCGAGATGACCGCGGCCGTCGAGCTGTTCCCGATGTTCGCCCGTGCCCACGTGCTGCGCACCTGGGGCGGTGTCGTCGACGTGACCCCGGACGCCTCGGCGATCACGGGCCTGACGCCCCTGGAGGGGTTGTACGTCAACTGCGGCTGGGGCACCGGGGGGTTCAAGGCCACTCCCGGAGTGGGCTGGTGCTACGCGCACACCATCGCCCACGACGAGCCGCACCCGCTCAACGCCCCCTTCTCCCTGGACCGCTTCACCACCGGCGCCCTGGTCGACGAGCACGGTGCCGCCGGTGTCGCTCACTGA
- a CDS encoding GntR family transcriptional regulator has translation MDSEVNSSAVAGSRTGRGLSEHAYTTLRDMIVTLELPPGSPIHEERLGRSIHVGRTPMREAIKRLESEDLVVIYPRRGTFVADINITDHGLIAEVRRNLEGQAARSAAARASEAERTELAELADRIGQQQDDAGMMRLDTEIHRALYHCTGNRYLESTLNHYYNLTLRIWYLFLARLPGMPEHIAEHERLLRAIISGQGELAAQIATSHVEHFENAVFAALRE, from the coding sequence GTGGATTCCGAAGTCAACAGCTCCGCCGTCGCCGGCAGTCGAACGGGCCGCGGACTGTCCGAACACGCCTACACGACACTGCGCGACATGATCGTCACGCTCGAGCTCCCACCGGGGTCACCGATTCACGAGGAGCGGCTCGGACGCAGCATCCACGTCGGCCGCACCCCCATGCGCGAGGCGATCAAGCGGCTCGAGTCCGAGGATCTCGTGGTGATCTACCCACGACGCGGCACCTTCGTCGCGGACATCAACATCACCGATCACGGGCTCATCGCCGAGGTCCGCAGAAACCTGGAAGGACAGGCGGCGCGCAGCGCGGCCGCCCGGGCCTCCGAGGCGGAGCGGACCGAGCTGGCCGAGCTGGCGGACCGGATCGGGCAGCAGCAGGACGATGCGGGCATGATGCGACTGGACACCGAGATTCACCGCGCTCTCTACCACTGCACCGGGAATCGGTACCTGGAATCCACGCTGAACCACTACTACAACCTGACGCTGCGGATCTGGTACCTCTTCCTGGCCCGGCTCCCCGGCATGCCCGAGCACATCGCGGAACACGAGCGCCTGCTGCGCGCGATCATCTCCGGCCAGGGCGAACTCGCCGCGCAGATCGCCACTTCCCACGTCGAGCATTTCGAGAACGCCGTTTTCGCGGCTCTCCGGGAGTAG
- a CDS encoding aminobutyraldehyde dehydrogenase — protein sequence MTASFPPGRHFVDGALVAPASGRGIDVVDPCSEEVLFQAPNGTAADVDRAVSAASAAQSAWARRVPKDRSDVLHAIADRVAEHAELLATLEAANTGKPFEVARDDVAGTVDSFRFMAGAVRASTSMAAGDYVDEHLSVIQREPLGVIGVVTPWNYPLMMAAWKIAPILAAGNTLVLKPSEHTPITTLKFAELVADLLPAGVVNIVTGYGDVVGDRLSRHPDVQMVALTGSVGSGRAVARNAAEDLKRVHLELGGKAPVVVCADADLAAAASALRTAGYWNSGQECGAGCRVLVHESVADQLVEHLVGEVSTLTVGDPRAGSDVELGPVVSKAHYDRVLGYLHRAQQDGARAAIGGDALDGPGYFIAPTVLVDVPADAEITREEVFGPVVTVETFTDEDEAIRRANAVPYGLAASVWTDDARRSHTLAARLDAGTVWVNSHLVLASELPWGGFKGSGYGRDLSLYALDDYSRTKHIMHNHQNRS from the coding sequence GTGACGGCGAGTTTCCCGCCGGGGCGGCACTTCGTGGACGGTGCGCTCGTGGCGCCTGCCTCGGGGCGGGGCATCGACGTGGTCGATCCGTGCTCGGAAGAGGTGCTGTTCCAGGCTCCCAACGGGACGGCGGCTGATGTGGATCGTGCGGTCTCGGCCGCGAGCGCGGCCCAGTCCGCGTGGGCACGCAGGGTGCCCAAGGACCGTTCGGACGTGTTGCACGCGATCGCCGACCGCGTGGCCGAGCACGCCGAGCTGCTCGCCACGCTCGAGGCGGCCAACACGGGCAAACCGTTCGAGGTCGCCCGCGACGACGTCGCCGGCACGGTCGACTCGTTCCGGTTCATGGCCGGGGCCGTCCGGGCGAGCACCTCCATGGCCGCGGGCGACTACGTCGACGAGCACCTGTCGGTCATCCAGCGTGAACCGCTCGGGGTGATCGGGGTGGTCACCCCGTGGAACTACCCGCTGATGATGGCCGCCTGGAAGATCGCCCCGATCCTGGCCGCAGGCAACACCCTCGTGCTCAAACCCTCCGAGCACACCCCGATCACCACGCTGAAGTTCGCCGAGCTGGTCGCCGACCTGCTGCCCGCCGGGGTGGTCAACATCGTCACCGGCTACGGCGACGTGGTCGGTGACCGGCTTTCCCGACACCCCGACGTACAGATGGTGGCGCTGACCGGCTCGGTGGGCAGCGGCCGGGCGGTGGCCCGCAACGCCGCCGAGGACCTCAAGCGCGTCCACCTCGAACTCGGCGGCAAGGCCCCCGTGGTGGTGTGCGCCGACGCCGACCTGGCCGCGGCGGCCTCGGCCCTGCGCACGGCCGGCTACTGGAACTCCGGCCAGGAGTGCGGCGCGGGCTGCCGCGTGCTGGTCCACGAATCGGTCGCCGACCAGCTGGTCGAGCACCTGGTCGGCGAAGTCAGCACCCTGACCGTGGGTGACCCCCGCGCCGGCAGCGACGTGGAACTCGGCCCCGTGGTCTCCAAGGCCCACTACGACCGCGTGCTGGGCTACCTCCACCGCGCACAACAGGACGGCGCCCGCGCCGCCATCGGCGGCGACGCGCTCGACGGACCCGGCTACTTCATCGCCCCCACCGTGCTGGTCGACGTGCCCGCCGACGCCGAGATCACCCGCGAGGAGGTCTTCGGCCCCGTGGTCACCGTCGAGACCTTCACCGACGAGGACGAGGCCATCCGTCGCGCCAACGCCGTGCCCTACGGCCTGGCCGCCTCCGTGTGGACCGACGACGCACGCCGCTCCCACACCCTGGCCGCCCGCCTCGACGCAGGCACCGTCTGGGTCAACTCGCACCTCGTGCTGGCCAGCGAACTCCCCTGGGGCGGCTTCAAGGGATCCGGCTACGGCCGCGACCTGTCCCTCTACGCCCTCGACGACTACTCCCGCACCAAACACATCATGCACAACCACCAGAACCGGTCGTGA
- a CDS encoding protoporphyrinogen/coproporphyrinogen oxidase: MKDVVIVGGGIAGLAAAWRLRHWDSILLETEERVGGRIRSERRGPYWLNWGAHVFAGGNSATSRLLEDTGIDSMEVPGSLAGLAMNGKLLLKGRVESYPFRIPMSWSARLGVLKAGAKVGLAVAKYARTVRLRPGEDESARQQRVYNFMNDRSFSDFLGDLPEDAEALFKPTVTRSSADIDEISAGAGVGYFSLVWNIGSGLSRSVFGGPATLTESISAALSDRVELNSTVEEIVQKNGSAVVRYRQDGVEKEVEARCVVLATPATVSHRVAVDLDPDVREALSKVVYGPYVSAAFLTDETERQVWDDAYGIATPKRSFNIALNMSNIARALETERQPGSSIMTFSPGSLARDLLERDDEEIRRTYLSDLDQTLPGFADKVVETQVQRWPTGAPYCFPGRGKLQQTLTRRGGRVFLAGDYLGTLYSETAIQTGFSAAQEAQSLLATERQASKASSGSAVAE; the protein is encoded by the coding sequence ATGAAAGACGTCGTCATCGTTGGAGGCGGCATTGCAGGTCTGGCGGCCGCGTGGCGGTTGAGGCACTGGGACTCGATCCTGCTCGAGACGGAGGAGCGGGTCGGCGGGCGTATTCGCTCGGAACGCCGTGGACCGTACTGGCTCAACTGGGGAGCGCACGTCTTCGCGGGCGGAAACTCGGCAACGTCTCGGTTGCTCGAGGACACCGGTATCGATTCGATGGAGGTACCGGGTTCGTTGGCCGGGCTGGCCATGAACGGCAAGCTCCTGCTGAAGGGGCGCGTGGAGAGCTATCCGTTCCGGATCCCCATGTCGTGGTCCGCTCGTCTCGGAGTGCTCAAGGCCGGGGCCAAGGTCGGCTTGGCCGTGGCCAAGTACGCCAGAACCGTCCGACTGCGCCCCGGGGAGGACGAGAGCGCGCGGCAGCAACGGGTCTACAACTTCATGAACGACCGCAGCTTCTCCGATTTCCTCGGTGACCTGCCCGAGGACGCCGAAGCGCTGTTCAAACCCACCGTGACCCGTTCCTCCGCGGACATCGACGAGATCTCGGCCGGTGCCGGCGTCGGCTACTTCAGTCTCGTGTGGAACATCGGCAGCGGCCTCTCGCGGAGCGTTTTCGGTGGCCCCGCCACGCTCACCGAAAGCATATCCGCTGCCCTGTCCGACCGGGTCGAGTTGAACTCGACGGTCGAGGAGATCGTTCAGAAGAACGGGTCGGCCGTGGTCCGGTACCGCCAGGACGGGGTCGAGAAGGAGGTCGAGGCGCGCTGCGTGGTGCTGGCCACGCCTGCGACCGTCAGCCACCGAGTCGCGGTCGACCTCGATCCCGATGTGCGCGAGGCGCTGTCGAAGGTGGTCTACGGCCCCTACGTGAGTGCGGCGTTCCTCACCGACGAGACCGAGCGTCAGGTCTGGGACGACGCTTACGGCATCGCGACGCCGAAACGGTCGTTCAACATCGCGTTGAACATGTCCAACATCGCGCGGGCTCTCGAGACGGAACGTCAGCCCGGTAGCAGCATCATGACCTTCTCGCCGGGCAGCCTCGCGCGCGATCTGCTCGAGCGCGACGACGAGGAGATCCGCCGGACCTATCTATCCGATCTGGACCAGACGTTGCCCGGTTTCGCCGACAAGGTCGTCGAGACGCAGGTGCAACGTTGGCCCACGGGTGCGCCCTACTGCTTCCCGGGCCGCGGGAAGTTGCAACAGACGCTGACCCGTCGTGGCGGCCGGGTGTTCCTGGCAGGCGACTACCTCGGCACGCTCTACAGCGAGACGGCGATCCAAACCGGTTTCTCGGCCGCGCAGGAGGCCCAGAGCCTCCTGGCCACCGAACGGCAGGCCTCCAAGGCCTCTTCCGGGAGCGCAGTCGCCGAATAG
- a CDS encoding GntR family transcriptional regulator gives MTGQSRNAVILTDSERATLVSWTRSRNRSRAAVLRAQIVLACEQEATNTAVAGELGVSVDTVRKWRRRFIAERLDGLTERHRSGRPPSTGEDTITQVLVRLLGPAPTGRRWSTRAMASAVGTSQKAVSRIWRKYRIQPTQRTPVPEHAGRARLPLRIHDVAGLFLDPPTRVLAVTADADAPSPQQQPTTATMHRRTAEARELFAVANAFSEVNNGTQQHDRAADDTRLRAFLDSLDRSVPARMTIHLLVDGPSSTEHGTTGQRPGEHSRLRWHTVPPQGSWLDEVDVLLAHNPLPSNEYVLGFGASLAGLREELRTWCDTWNPPGPPFSWTKSPRSLWRGDHDYRGLTNDSNSGNAPRVRTPETDGQRPHGDTQASTSGTTRVADHVAQLVREALAGGRFKPGERIKEAPLANRLGVSRGPVREALRVLGEEGMLELLPNRGAAVPHMSTTSILDLYASRASLGGLLMRRMAMHPRSSLGAVSSALAEVQHVARNNDHARIGEADLHFQDTIARTANLPQTGVIFERLSMRLRMFNAVLRLDWAEAMDLIAHENSGIHDAIRNGDGNEAARRWRVKIERSVRYMVAQLPQDHFDLNLWVTIAGKPDPRPGDPRNAHAGAGSPPHTDT, from the coding sequence ATGACCGGACAATCCCGCAACGCGGTGATACTCACCGACAGCGAACGTGCCACGCTGGTGAGCTGGACACGGAGCCGCAACCGCTCGCGAGCGGCGGTCCTGCGAGCGCAGATCGTGCTGGCCTGCGAACAGGAGGCCACCAACACGGCGGTGGCGGGCGAACTCGGGGTGTCCGTGGACACGGTGCGCAAGTGGCGTCGCCGGTTCATCGCCGAGCGTCTCGACGGTCTCACCGAACGACATCGCTCGGGGCGCCCTCCGAGCACGGGCGAGGACACGATCACCCAGGTACTCGTGCGTCTCCTGGGACCGGCTCCCACCGGACGCCGTTGGTCGACTCGCGCCATGGCCTCGGCAGTCGGCACGAGCCAGAAAGCGGTGAGCCGCATCTGGCGCAAGTACCGGATCCAGCCGACACAGCGAACCCCGGTCCCGGAGCACGCGGGTCGGGCTCGGCTGCCGCTCCGGATCCACGACGTGGCCGGGTTGTTCCTCGACCCTCCCACACGTGTACTGGCCGTTACCGCGGACGCGGACGCTCCTTCCCCGCAACAACAACCCACCACGGCGACCATGCATCGGCGCACCGCGGAGGCCCGGGAACTGTTCGCGGTGGCGAACGCGTTCTCCGAGGTCAACAACGGCACGCAGCAGCACGATCGAGCCGCCGATGACACAAGGCTGCGGGCCTTCCTGGACAGCCTCGACCGCAGCGTGCCCGCGAGGATGACGATCCATCTCCTCGTCGACGGCCCGAGCTCCACCGAGCACGGCACGACGGGGCAACGGCCGGGAGAGCACTCGCGGCTCCGCTGGCACACCGTTCCCCCGCAGGGGTCGTGGCTCGACGAAGTCGACGTGCTCCTGGCGCACAACCCGTTGCCCAGCAATGAATACGTGCTCGGCTTCGGAGCCTCACTGGCCGGGCTTCGCGAGGAACTCCGCACCTGGTGTGACACGTGGAATCCGCCAGGTCCCCCTTTTTCCTGGACGAAGAGCCCGCGGTCGCTCTGGAGAGGCGACCACGATTACCGCGGACTTACTAATGACTCAAATTCCGGCAATGCACCCCGTGTTCGGACGCCGGAGACCGACGGTCAACGGCCGCACGGCGACACGCAGGCCTCCACCTCGGGGACGACTCGGGTCGCCGACCACGTCGCCCAGCTCGTTCGAGAAGCGCTTGCCGGCGGCCGGTTCAAGCCCGGCGAACGAATCAAGGAAGCCCCGCTGGCGAACAGGCTCGGTGTCTCCCGGGGGCCGGTACGTGAGGCCCTGCGCGTACTCGGCGAAGAAGGAATGCTCGAGCTGCTGCCCAACCGCGGGGCCGCCGTTCCGCACATGAGCACGACCAGCATCCTCGACCTGTACGCGTCGCGCGCCTCCTTGGGCGGCTTGCTGATGCGACGCATGGCCATGCACCCTCGCTCGTCCCTGGGCGCAGTGAGCTCGGCGCTGGCCGAGGTCCAGCACGTGGCCAGGAACAACGATCACGCACGTATCGGCGAAGCCGATCTCCACTTCCAGGACACGATAGCGCGAACGGCGAACCTGCCCCAGACGGGAGTGATCTTCGAACGCCTGAGCATGCGCCTACGCATGTTCAACGCTGTCCTTCGGCTGGACTGGGCCGAAGCCATGGACCTCATCGCGCACGAGAACTCGGGCATCCACGACGCGATCCGCAACGGGGACGGCAACGAAGCCGCCCGACGCTGGCGCGTGAAGATCGAACGCAGCGTCCGCTACATGGTCGCCCAACTCCCCCAGGACCACTTCGACCTGAATCTCTGGGTCACCATCGCCGGAAAACCGGATCCCCGCCCGGGTGATCCGCGCAACGCTCACGCCGGCGCCGGTTCGCCCCCGCACACCGACACGTGA